Genomic window (Vibrio pomeroyi):
GGCGAACGTCATCACTCTGAACCAGTACTAGAGCCCAGAAGAAGTCATTCCAAATAAAGGTAAACACCAATACCGACAATGCCGCTAGCGCAGGGCGAACCAGTGGCAACACCACATGCCAAAATATTCTCCATTCACTCACCCCTTCAACACGTGCCGCTTCAATCAATGCATCCGGAATTCCGACAATGAAGTTACGCATAAACAAGGTACAGAACCCAGCTTGAAAAGCGATATGGAAGAAAATCAACGCCCAGTGCGTATCGTAGAGACCAAGGCCAATCGTTAGGTCACGTACTGGGATCATCAGAATTTGGAATGGTACAAAGTTACCCGCGATGAACATCGCAAAGATCCACACATTGGCTTTGAAGTTGTACTTAGCCAACGCGTAGCCCGCCAGTGTCGACAACGCCACAGCCCCTGCGACGGCAGGTAAAGTGATGATCAAACTGTTGATTAAGTACTGCCCCATCGAGGTCGAGGTAAAAACTTGAGTATAGTTTTCAATGAACTGAATCTCGCTCGGCCAGCCCCAGTAGTTACCTTTATTGATGTCTTCCATTGAACGGATCGACGTCATCATCACCGCGATCAATGGCAATAACCACATCACGATCGAGAGCGGTAGAGCAACGCGATAACTGATATTGGTAAAGCGGCCAGCTTTTTGAATTGGTTGCGGATACATTATTTTTCACTCCTTAACATACGCCACAAGAAGTAAGCGATATAGATATCCATGATCAGGAATAGCACTACCGACACCGCGGCACCGTAACCCATGCGGTAGTTAAAGATAGACTCTTCATACATTTGATACGCCAGAACGGTTGAGCTACCCCAAGGGCCACCAGCAGTCATGGTCGCCACTAGATCGAATGAACGCAGTGCACCGATCACGGTAACAACGACCGCGATAAAGGTGGCTGGCCTTAGCTGAGGCAACACCACATACCACAACATGCGCCACTTCTTAGCTCCATCAAGGCGAGCCGCTTCTAACTGTTCAGGGTCGAGGTTATTCAGCCCCGTTAAATATAAGATCATGCAATAAGAGATCTGCGGCCATAAGCCCGCCGCGATGATTCCGTAGGTCACATAGTCCTCATCGGCAAGTATCGAAATGGGTTCGAAGCCAAGTGATCCAAGTGCAATATTGAAAAGACCAAAAGAGGGATCGTAGAACCAAGCGAATACGAGACCGACCACCACTTGAGAGATAACAAACGGGAAGAAAAACAGAGATTTTACGACACGAATGCCCTTCACTTGTTGGTTGAGAAAAAGGGCAATCGCCAAGCCACACGGTGGCGCGAGCATAAAGAAGATCAACCAAAGGAAGTTATTCGTTAATGAAGTATAAAAAGCATCTGAATCAAAAAGCTCACGATAGTTCTCAAGCCCTACCCACTCTTTTTCACCTAAGCCATCCCATTCAAAGAAGCTCAACCAGATGCTGTCTAAGATGGGGTAGATGACATAGAGCGAAAAGATTGCGATAGCGGGCGCTAAGAATAACCAAGGGGATACCTTGGAGCTGATACGCCGCTTTTTATTGGCTGATGGGGTACGATTTTCTAGGTATATCGTTTTCACAGATTGCTCCATTTCCCGAAATTCCTTGTCTTCAAAGCTTTATTTTTCATTTGATGAATTACCAGTCATTTTCGTAAATTCAATCAAGCAGCTCAGCGT
Coding sequences:
- a CDS encoding carbohydrate ABC transporter permease; protein product: MYPQPIQKAGRFTNISYRVALPLSIVMWLLPLIAVMMTSIRSMEDINKGNYWGWPSEIQFIENYTQVFTSTSMGQYLINSLIITLPAVAGAVALSTLAGYALAKYNFKANVWIFAMFIAGNFVPFQILMIPVRDLTIGLGLYDTHWALIFFHIAFQAGFCTLFMRNFIVGIPDALIEAARVEGVSEWRIFWHVVLPLVRPALAALSVLVFTFIWNDFFWALVLVQSDDVRPVTAGLSSLQGQWLASWQFMSAGAVVAAIPPVVLFFTMQKHFIAGLTLGATKG
- a CDS encoding sugar ABC transporter permease produces the protein MEQSVKTIYLENRTPSANKKRRISSKVSPWLFLAPAIAIFSLYVIYPILDSIWLSFFEWDGLGEKEWVGLENYRELFDSDAFYTSLTNNFLWLIFFMLAPPCGLAIALFLNQQVKGIRVVKSLFFFPFVISQVVVGLVFAWFYDPSFGLFNIALGSLGFEPISILADEDYVTYGIIAAGLWPQISYCMILYLTGLNNLDPEQLEAARLDGAKKWRMLWYVVLPQLRPATFIAVVVTVIGALRSFDLVATMTAGGPWGSSTVLAYQMYEESIFNYRMGYGAAVSVVLFLIMDIYIAYFLWRMLRSEK